In the genome of Flexistipes sinusarabici DSM 4947, one region contains:
- the metX gene encoding homoserine O-acetyltransferase MetX yields the protein MENNSVGLVKTQYVTFKDEFFFESGRVLNPITVAYETYGSLNEDKSNAILVCHALTGDHHAAGYNHPDDQKPGWWDNMIGPGKPLDTDKYFIISPNFLGSCFGTTGPASIDPATKEPYGLKFPVFTVKDMVKLQKRLIKYLGIEKLKTVIGGSMGGMQALEWAITFPEMVESVIPIATAGRITPMAVAFNTVARMSIMKDPNWNNGNYYGKTPPVDGLAIARMAGHITFLSDASFHKKFGRKYATLEGIYDFFGYFEVENYLRYNGYKFARNFDANSFLYIIKAMDIFDISYGYGSFEEAVGKIRCKTLFITFTSDFLFPNYQTEEIVDILSTLEREVTWENIESDYGHDAFLLEFDAQSDLIRNFLRNL from the coding sequence ATGGAAAACAATTCTGTAGGCCTTGTAAAAACACAATATGTAACATTCAAAGATGAATTCTTCTTCGAAAGCGGACGGGTTTTAAATCCAATTACAGTGGCCTATGAAACATACGGTTCTCTGAATGAGGATAAATCAAACGCCATCCTTGTTTGCCATGCACTGACAGGTGATCATCATGCCGCAGGATACAACCATCCGGATGACCAGAAGCCCGGGTGGTGGGACAACATGATAGGTCCCGGCAAACCGCTGGATACAGATAAATACTTCATAATCAGTCCCAATTTTCTGGGCTCATGTTTCGGTACCACAGGCCCGGCCTCAATTGATCCTGCCACAAAGGAGCCTTACGGTCTTAAATTTCCCGTATTTACCGTTAAAGATATGGTAAAATTGCAAAAAAGGCTCATCAAGTATCTTGGTATTGAAAAACTGAAAACCGTTATAGGCGGTTCAATGGGTGGTATGCAGGCGTTAGAGTGGGCAATAACCTTTCCGGAGATGGTGGAATCGGTAATCCCCATAGCCACAGCGGGAAGAATCACGCCGATGGCAGTAGCTTTCAATACTGTGGCACGTATGTCGATTATGAAAGACCCCAACTGGAATAACGGTAATTATTACGGTAAAACGCCGCCGGTTGACGGTCTGGCAATAGCCAGAATGGCAGGACATATAACATTTCTGTCGGATGCTTCATTCCACAAAAAATTCGGTCGTAAATATGCCACACTAGAAGGTATATACGATTTTTTCGGATATTTTGAAGTGGAAAACTATTTAAGGTACAACGGCTACAAATTTGCCAGAAACTTCGATGCAAACAGCTTTCTTTACATTATAAAAGCTATGGATATCTTCGACATCTCTTACGGTTACGGTTCTTTTGAAGAAGCTGTAGGTAAGATAAGGTGCAAAACGCTGTTTATTACATTTACATCCGATTTCCTTTTCCCCAACTACCAGACAGAGGAAATTGTTGACATACTAAGCACTTTGGAAAGAGAAGTAACATGGGAGAATATAGAATCCGATTACGGACATGATGCTTTTTTGCTGGAATTTGATGCCCAGTCTGACTTAATAAGAAACTTTCTCCGGAATTTATAA
- a CDS encoding class I SAM-dependent methyltransferase encodes MSFDDSAFNYKISSDHKTGTDLEILNRLFENKKFDRTLDVATAAGHCARIFNAKQYVVSDLSFNMLKEALSDWPFPSAVQNYAETLPFKTQTFDLVSCRIALHHFREADSFFKESSRVLKNKGFLALIDSLVDIEDAYLNTIEFVRDPSHFRSYTFKEIVDMTSDYFRIEFLQLLYKKHNFDEWAKRLNPSRKRLEKISQAFLALPENIKQELSLEVAGENILSYTDKKAVIILRKL; translated from the coding sequence ATGAGTTTTGACGATTCAGCATTCAATTATAAAATCAGCTCGGATCATAAGACGGGTACAGACCTCGAAATACTTAACCGCCTCTTTGAAAATAAAAAATTTGATAGAACTCTTGATGTTGCAACTGCAGCGGGGCATTGTGCCAGAATATTCAATGCGAAACAGTATGTTGTTTCCGACTTAAGCTTTAATATGCTCAAAGAAGCATTATCCGACTGGCCGTTCCCCTCCGCTGTGCAAAATTATGCAGAAACACTCCCCTTTAAAACTCAAACATTCGACCTTGTTTCCTGCAGAATAGCCCTGCACCATTTCAGGGAAGCTGATAGTTTTTTTAAAGAAAGTTCCAGAGTTCTCAAAAATAAGGGATTTTTGGCATTAATAGACAGCCTTGTGGATATTGAAGACGCTTATTTGAATACAATCGAATTTGTAAGGGATCCGTCGCATTTCAGGTCGTATACATTCAAAGAAATAGTGGATATGACATCCGATTACTTCAGAATTGAGTTTCTGCAATTATTGTACAAGAAACATAATTTTGATGAATGGGCCAAACGGCTCAATCCTTCCCGGAAACGTCTTGAAAAGATATCCCAAGCCTTCCTGGCTCTCCCTGAGAATATAAAACAGGAATTATCACTTGAGGTGGCCGGTGAAAATATATTATCATATACGGATAAAAAAGCGGTAATAATTTTAAGGAAATTATGA
- a CDS encoding ABC transporter ATP-binding protein, whose translation MNTLKIEKLGVEYQHKYILQNLSYIFESGKTYAVFGKSGAGKSTLLKALCGLSGYTGEIYLNNENITEIKPQILRKKVQYLHQEAVLFNGTVSDNLDMLSKLKYNSELTIDKSETISLFEKLALDNSYLEKETKKLSGGEKQRIAIVRAVLMNPLFLLMDEPTSALDIGNESKVLTLTDELKKNMGIIIVTHSPEFIQRADKKIYMADGEIKKTFEEISNAEIKKLMEQ comes from the coding sequence ATGAATACATTAAAGATTGAGAAGCTGGGGGTTGAATACCAGCATAAATACATTCTTCAAAATTTATCATACATTTTTGAATCCGGCAAAACTTATGCCGTTTTCGGTAAAAGCGGAGCTGGTAAATCCACCCTTTTAAAAGCTCTATGCGGCCTGAGCGGCTATACTGGCGAGATTTATTTAAACAATGAAAACATCACCGAAATAAAACCTCAGATTTTAAGAAAAAAAGTTCAATACCTGCACCAGGAAGCCGTACTGTTTAATGGAACAGTCAGTGATAACTTGGATATGCTCTCAAAGCTGAAATATAATTCCGAACTAACTATTGACAAAAGCGAAACTATAAGTTTGTTTGAAAAGCTGGCACTTGACAACTCATATCTGGAAAAAGAAACAAAAAAACTCTCCGGAGGGGAAAAACAGAGAATTGCCATTGTCAGAGCAGTCCTGATGAATCCGCTTTTTCTCCTTATGGATGAGCCCACCTCAGCGCTGGATATAGGAAATGAAAGCAAAGTACTAACATTGACCGATGAATTGAAAAAAAATATGGGTATAATAATAGTAACCCATTCACCGGAATTTATACAACGGGCGGATAAAAAGATATATATGGCTGACGGTGAGATTAAGAAAACTTTTGAAGAAATCAGTAATGCAGAGATAAAAAAGCTGATGGAGCAGTAA
- a CDS encoding ABC transporter permease: MEKSILDISVSSLLILYAIAGFVLLVYHYLKLNLFKDLLTALLRMTLQLTIAGFILVYIFNINSFWLILIVFIFMASFAGHTILKKSKLAIPGFFPKIFITVFLNGAVITSFFLYVIVQPDPWYDARYFIPIAGMALGNSMNACALALDRFFDSIKNNPKYVETILVLGGTKFESVKSFFSNSIRSACLPIITNMSGVGLVFLPGMMTGQILSGTDPVVAVKYQIAIMIIITASVTFASLFSLFFAYKSVFDSKDRLKGELFE; the protein is encoded by the coding sequence GTGGAAAAATCGATACTGGATATATCTGTAAGCTCCCTTTTGATTCTTTACGCAATTGCAGGTTTTGTCTTACTGGTTTATCATTATTTGAAACTTAATCTTTTCAAAGACCTGCTTACTGCCCTTCTGAGAATGACCCTGCAGCTTACCATTGCCGGCTTTATTCTCGTATATATTTTTAATATTAACAGTTTCTGGCTCATACTCATTGTTTTTATATTCATGGCTTCCTTTGCCGGCCATACAATATTGAAGAAGTCAAAGCTGGCTATTCCCGGGTTTTTCCCGAAAATTTTTATTACAGTTTTTTTAAACGGAGCCGTTATTACATCATTCTTTCTATATGTAATCGTTCAGCCGGATCCCTGGTATGATGCAAGATATTTCATTCCTATTGCCGGCATGGCCCTCGGTAACTCAATGAATGCGTGTGCACTGGCACTGGACAGGTTCTTTGACTCTATAAAAAACAACCCTAAATATGTTGAAACAATCCTGGTTTTAGGCGGTACAAAATTTGAATCGGTTAAATCGTTTTTTTCAAATTCTATCCGCTCCGCCTGCCTGCCGATAATTACCAACATGAGCGGTGTGGGCTTGGTTTTCCTGCCGGGGATGATGACAGGTCAGATTTTGTCCGGCACAGATCCCGTTGTGGCGGTAAAATATCAGATAGCTATAATGATTATAATAACGGCCAGTGTAACCTTTGCTTCACTTTTTTCATTGTTTTTTGCATATAAATCTGTATTTGATTCTAAAGACAGGCTGAAAGGAGAGCTTTTTGAATAA
- a CDS encoding chloride channel protein — MNNFLAKINLPVIGRWFILGTLVGIVAGLGAIVFFVLLQGIGYFFIDYVIGMRLPETAGEPSLFGHTTSELKRWLFFFVPAFGGLLSGFLVFKFAPEAEGHGTDAAIEAIHHKNGYIRWHVPIIKTIASALTIGTGGSGGREGPIAQIGAGFGSFLGRILHFTDREKRILAAAGMGAGIGAIFRSPLAGAIFAAEVMYSSSDLEYEVLLPSTITSIIAYSVFCSMFGWEPLFETPDFRFTNPLELISYTLLGFLCAGFGYLYIKTFYGIHATFKKLNISNYFKPMLGGLVTGAIGFFIPQALGGGYEQIELGMHTQLSISFLLILIVAKILTTSFSIGSGGSAGIFGPSMVIGASVGGFSGLFLAEVMPQIVTEPGAYVIVGMAGFFSGIASTPLSTIIMVSEMTGNYHLLVPAMWVSTLSFLLLRKHTIYVKQVNSRSDSPIHKGEFFLQVLQTIKVKEIMRKDPIVIREDLKFTDILNFIPTVKHNNFPVVKEDYTLVGIMRFDEIREFIFEEGLEDIVVAGEICDKDVIPVMEEYSLADAIEIIGFKNIELLPVVNNLEEKKLIGILTRRDIVYVYNREMMKQKDIKVATDF, encoded by the coding sequence TTGAATAATTTTCTTGCCAAAATCAATCTTCCTGTAATAGGCAGATGGTTCATTTTGGGAACCCTTGTGGGTATAGTGGCAGGACTTGGTGCCATTGTATTTTTCGTTCTTCTGCAGGGGATTGGATACTTTTTTATCGATTATGTTATAGGAATGCGGCTTCCTGAAACTGCAGGAGAGCCTTCTCTGTTCGGTCATACCACCAGCGAACTGAAACGATGGCTCTTTTTCTTTGTTCCGGCTTTCGGGGGACTTTTAAGCGGTTTTCTGGTTTTTAAATTTGCACCCGAAGCTGAAGGGCATGGTACTGATGCTGCAATAGAAGCGATACATCACAAAAACGGTTATATCAGATGGCATGTTCCCATCATAAAAACAATAGCAAGTGCTCTGACAATAGGCACAGGCGGCTCAGGCGGCCGGGAAGGCCCTATCGCTCAAATAGGAGCCGGATTCGGCTCTTTTCTGGGAAGGATTCTACATTTTACAGACAGGGAAAAGCGTATTTTGGCTGCAGCCGGGATGGGCGCCGGTATAGGTGCAATTTTCAGATCCCCATTAGCCGGAGCTATATTTGCTGCTGAGGTCATGTATTCCAGCTCCGATTTGGAATATGAAGTCCTTCTCCCCTCCACAATAACATCAATTATTGCATATTCGGTCTTCTGCAGCATGTTTGGATGGGAACCTTTGTTTGAAACACCTGATTTCCGCTTTACCAATCCACTTGAATTAATCAGTTATACGTTACTGGGATTTCTTTGTGCAGGCTTCGGATATCTGTATATCAAAACTTTTTACGGCATACACGCGACTTTTAAGAAACTGAACATCTCTAATTATTTCAAGCCTATGCTTGGCGGGCTGGTAACCGGTGCTATCGGTTTCTTTATCCCTCAGGCTCTCGGTGGGGGATACGAGCAGATTGAGCTGGGAATGCATACCCAGCTCAGTATATCTTTTCTGCTGATACTCATTGTGGCTAAAATCCTTACAACATCTTTCAGTATAGGCAGCGGAGGCAGTGCCGGAATTTTCGGCCCCTCGATGGTAATAGGGGCTTCGGTGGGGGGATTCTCAGGACTTTTTCTTGCAGAGGTAATGCCCCAAATTGTTACTGAGCCCGGAGCTTATGTTATAGTGGGTATGGCCGGGTTCTTTTCAGGAATTGCAAGCACACCGTTATCCACGATTATCATGGTTAGTGAGATGACCGGAAACTATCATCTGCTTGTGCCCGCTATGTGGGTGAGTACACTCTCATTTCTCCTGTTGAGAAAACATACCATCTATGTAAAACAGGTCAACTCCCGAAGCGATTCGCCCATACACAAAGGGGAATTTTTCCTGCAGGTGCTGCAAACGATAAAAGTGAAAGAAATCATGAGAAAAGACCCCATTGTCATCAGGGAAGATTTGAAGTTCACCGATATTCTGAATTTTATCCCCACTGTAAAACATAACAATTTCCCCGTGGTAAAAGAGGATTATACTTTAGTTGGAATCATGCGCTTTGATGAGATACGTGAATTCATATTCGAAGAAGGTTTGGAGGACATAGTGGTGGCTGGAGAAATCTGTGACAAAGATGTGATTCCGGTGATGGAAGAATACTCTCTTGCTGATGCAATTGAAATTATCGGCTTTAAAAACATCGAGCTTCTTCCCGTTGTAAACAATCTTGAAGAGAAAAAGCTGATAGGCATCCTTACCCGGCGGGATATTGTTTATGTTTATAACAGAGAAATGATGAAGCAGAAGGATATAAAAGTAGCCACGGATTTTTGA
- a CDS encoding IS1380-like element ISFsi1 family transposase has protein sequence MSKLNYKLERSNDKITPFGGISLLIPLLDKMGIRDFLDKELDHPGSNRGKPPSSKIIPVILSMICGGRSFSDIDKLSFDKVLSYISGIEDIPDSSSISRYFSKTESMLDEVAVNKTISKLGSLNYKIVKDALKRENLFSVTLDQDATYAKVYKRDAKYCYKKFKAYSSMTCFIGESGYCIDEEFREGNVSAQVGILEQLQRVHKYLESCGIEVSNVRNDSAGYQSKVLNYCFDNDLTFFIGGDLDSSVRKGINHIPSDSWKRYRNRYGDESDNEEIAEFIHCMENTKESFRIIVVRKKIESDNPTVPELLGDKYEYRVIATNSKLDAEKVVHFYNLRGVCEYNIKEAKYGFNLKSFPSGNLAGNGLWFKTGILAYNLIMYLKRIIMGGVYKNKEMGSIRYQVISIAGKLVSHGGNKLKLCCSVDMFKKMEQWRTECLTL, from the coding sequence ATGAGCAAACTAAACTACAAATTAGAAAGAAGCAATGATAAAATTACCCCATTTGGTGGAATATCTTTGTTAATCCCACTGTTAGATAAGATGGGCATCCGAGATTTCCTTGATAAAGAACTTGATCATCCAGGCTCTAACAGAGGCAAACCGCCATCTTCTAAAATAATTCCTGTTATTCTATCGATGATATGCGGTGGCAGGAGTTTCAGTGATATCGACAAACTTTCTTTTGATAAGGTTTTAAGCTATATCAGCGGTATTGAAGATATCCCGGATAGTTCCAGCATCAGTAGGTATTTTTCAAAAACAGAAAGCATGTTGGATGAAGTAGCAGTTAATAAAACAATCAGCAAACTGGGCAGTCTCAACTATAAAATAGTGAAAGATGCTTTAAAAAGAGAAAATTTATTTTCAGTTACTCTGGATCAGGACGCCACTTATGCAAAGGTGTATAAAAGGGATGCCAAGTATTGTTATAAGAAATTTAAAGCATACAGTTCTATGACGTGTTTTATAGGAGAGAGCGGTTATTGTATAGACGAGGAATTTCGGGAAGGCAATGTAAGTGCCCAGGTTGGCATACTTGAACAGCTTCAGAGAGTCCATAAATATCTTGAATCTTGTGGTATAGAAGTATCCAATGTTCGTAATGATTCTGCCGGTTACCAATCTAAAGTATTGAATTACTGTTTTGATAACGATTTAACGTTTTTTATAGGAGGTGACCTTGATAGTTCAGTTCGTAAAGGAATAAATCATATACCATCTGATTCATGGAAAAGATATAGAAATAGGTATGGAGATGAAAGCGATAATGAGGAAATAGCAGAGTTTATTCACTGTATGGAAAACACTAAGGAGAGTTTCCGTATAATAGTTGTTCGTAAGAAAATTGAGTCAGACAACCCCACAGTTCCGGAGCTTCTTGGTGATAAATATGAATATCGTGTTATTGCAACTAATTCAAAACTGGATGCAGAAAAGGTGGTACATTTTTATAATTTGCGCGGTGTTTGTGAATACAATATAAAAGAAGCAAAGTATGGTTTTAATTTAAAAAGCTTTCCTTCGGGTAATCTTGCGGGTAACGGCTTATGGTTTAAGACAGGAATACTGGCATATAATCTGATTATGTACCTCAAACGAATCATAATGGGAGGTGTCTATAAAAATAAAGAGATGGGTAGTATACGTTATCAGGTCATATCTATAGCGGGGAAACTTGTGTCCCACGGCGGTAATAAACTGAAGTTGTGCTGCAGTGTGGATATGTTCAAAAAAATGGAACAGTGGAGGACAGAATGTTTAACGTTGTGA
- a CDS encoding AI-2E family transporter — MKLVNIQLDLKNVLIILGSLLLIFLIFKIQGILAPFAISFFIAYLLDPLVDKMEQYRIGRSFAILLIFLLVGGIISVLLIFLLPVIYREIAFLIDKLPHYFGQLVELIQKYTHSDGLELTYQEVVNFLKGKAGKISSMFFQTFASVYSSVFGFVGQIVSYSLVPILIFYFLRDFDRLMAKGLDLAEQKFSFDIKPHAKEFNSILSRYFRGQLAVSLILAVLYTTALLISGIKGAVGIGVISGILSIVPYLGFIIGFVTSLIAAYFQYFDLWHPLYVVIGFTIVQFLESNFITPKLVGGSLGLHPTAVIFSLILGGYLLGIAGMIISLPVAAFIKVVFMNYFYSPGDAVRRDE, encoded by the coding sequence ATGAAGCTCGTTAATATACAGCTCGATCTGAAAAATGTCCTTATCATTCTCGGTTCGCTTCTTCTTATATTTCTGATTTTTAAAATTCAGGGGATATTGGCGCCTTTTGCCATATCTTTTTTTATTGCTTATCTGCTTGATCCCCTTGTTGACAAAATGGAGCAGTACCGGATAGGCAGAAGTTTTGCAATTTTGCTGATCTTCCTGCTTGTTGGCGGTATTATATCCGTGCTTTTAATATTTTTATTGCCTGTGATATACAGGGAGATTGCTTTTCTCATTGATAAACTGCCTCACTATTTCGGTCAGCTTGTGGAGCTGATACAGAAATATACACATTCTGACGGACTGGAACTAACCTATCAGGAAGTGGTTAATTTTTTAAAGGGTAAAGCCGGTAAAATTTCCTCGATGTTTTTTCAAACGTTTGCATCGGTATATTCATCAGTTTTCGGTTTTGTAGGGCAGATTGTTTCCTATTCTCTTGTGCCGATTTTGATATTTTACTTTTTACGCGATTTTGACAGACTTATGGCAAAAGGACTGGATTTGGCCGAGCAGAAGTTTTCTTTTGATATTAAACCCCATGCAAAAGAATTTAATTCTATTTTGAGCAGATATTTCAGGGGGCAGCTGGCGGTAAGTCTTATTCTGGCAGTTCTTTATACTACAGCACTGCTGATTTCAGGCATTAAGGGGGCTGTCGGTATAGGGGTGATTTCCGGTATTTTGAGTATTGTTCCTTATCTGGGTTTTATTATAGGTTTTGTTACCTCGCTTATTGCAGCTTATTTCCAGTATTTTGATCTGTGGCATCCTCTGTATGTGGTTATTGGTTTTACGATAGTGCAGTTTCTGGAAAGTAACTTTATTACACCCAAGCTCGTGGGCGGTTCATTGGGACTCCACCCCACAGCGGTGATTTTTTCTCTCATATTGGGCGGTTATCTGCTGGGGATTGCAGGGATGATTATTTCGCTGCCGGTTGCTGCATTTATCAAGGTCGTTTTTATGAATTATTTCTACTCACCGGGAGATGCCGTAAGGCGTGATGAGTGA
- the fsa gene encoding fructose-6-phosphate aldolase, with translation MKIFLDTANLEQIKEMAELGLVDGVTTNPSLIAKEGVDFIDRIKEICEIVKGPISAEVLSTETEEMVQEGIDLSKIDKDIVVKIPCTEEGLKATKSLKEKGIPVNMTLIFSPNQALLACKAGARYISPFVGRLDDIGHDGMEIAAKCMDLICEYGFETEVIAASIRNTFHVERAVSLGIDIATIPHKVMKQLVKHPLTDIGIEKFMADWESTKK, from the coding sequence ATGAAGATATTTTTAGATACCGCTAACCTGGAACAGATTAAAGAAATGGCGGAATTGGGACTAGTTGACGGAGTTACCACTAATCCTTCCCTAATTGCAAAGGAAGGTGTGGATTTTATTGATAGAATTAAAGAGATATGTGAAATTGTTAAGGGGCCCATAAGTGCTGAGGTTTTGAGCACAGAGACTGAAGAAATGGTTCAGGAAGGGATAGACCTTTCAAAGATAGATAAAGATATTGTTGTGAAAATTCCTTGCACTGAAGAAGGGTTGAAAGCTACGAAAAGTCTTAAGGAAAAAGGGATTCCGGTAAACATGACCCTTATTTTTTCTCCCAATCAGGCACTGCTGGCCTGCAAAGCAGGGGCAAGGTATATAAGTCCTTTTGTTGGAAGACTGGATGATATAGGCCATGACGGAATGGAAATTGCTGCTAAATGTATGGATCTGATATGTGAGTATGGCTTTGAAACGGAAGTGATTGCTGCCAGTATCAGGAATACGTTCCATGTTGAGAGAGCCGTTTCACTCGGAATTGATATTGCGACCATTCCTCATAAGGTGATGAAGCAACTTGTTAAGCACCCTCTTACAGATATAGGTATTGAAAAATTTATGGCCGATTGGGAAAGTACCAAGAAATAA
- a CDS encoding YHS domain-containing protein yields MLFKLIILGAAAYFGFSFFRKNKEKLFGRSKKEEDDSPVELVKDPVCNTFVEMDTPFKVKYYDRVYYFCSQGCRDSFIEQMKNGGKK; encoded by the coding sequence ATGCTGTTTAAGCTGATAATCTTAGGCGCGGCTGCTTATTTCGGTTTTTCATTTTTCAGAAAAAACAAGGAAAAACTGTTCGGCCGCAGCAAAAAAGAAGAAGACGATTCCCCTGTTGAGCTGGTTAAAGATCCGGTTTGTAATACTTTTGTGGAAATGGACACACCTTTTAAGGTAAAATATTATGACAGGGTTTACTATTTTTGCTCCCAGGGATGCAGGGATTCCTTTATCGAGCAAATGAAAAACGGAGGTAAGAAATGA
- a CDS encoding protein jag, whose product MKYYEIEAPSVEDAINKFIMEHDVPKKYIEYDVLEEGNKGFLGFGKKNYHVKIYFNDKEYYKRQAKLILSEILEKSGFDDYRIEVIDNHSEYILNIFSEDSNLIIGKMAQTLNALQYLLDKMLGIEEDSDLQVIVDVENYRSRVVKHLKEKALNLAERVKKTGKTEKMASLVTIIRKEIHLALKETKGVRTESYGSGNIKTIFIVPDKPRRKRKNNAV is encoded by the coding sequence ATGAAGTATTATGAGATAGAAGCTCCCTCAGTTGAGGATGCAATAAATAAATTTATAATGGAACATGACGTTCCTAAAAAATATATTGAATATGATGTTTTGGAAGAAGGCAACAAAGGATTTTTGGGGTTCGGGAAAAAGAATTACCATGTGAAAATATATTTTAATGACAAGGAATACTACAAAAGACAGGCTAAACTCATTCTTTCTGAAATCCTTGAAAAGAGCGGCTTTGATGATTACCGAATAGAGGTAATAGATAACCACTCTGAATATATTCTTAACATTTTTTCCGAAGATTCCAATCTGATTATAGGTAAAATGGCTCAGACTTTGAATGCGTTGCAGTACCTGTTGGACAAAATGCTTGGTATTGAGGAAGACAGCGATTTGCAGGTTATTGTCGATGTGGAAAATTACAGGAGCAGAGTTGTTAAGCATTTGAAAGAAAAAGCCTTAAATTTGGCAGAGCGTGTCAAAAAAACCGGTAAAACGGAAAAAATGGCCTCATTGGTGACAATAATCAGAAAAGAGATACATCTTGCACTTAAGGAAACCAAGGGTGTCAGAACGGAAAGCTACGGAAGCGGTAATATCAAGACGATATTTATAGTGCCTGATAAACCGAGGAGAAAAAGAAAAAATAATGCTGTTTAA
- the yidC gene encoding membrane protein insertase YidC: MDKRTVLAIGLSILVLLIFQYFYAPTPVIQTDNQTQTETTGSESAQKEPAEQTSESIDVKKLDSTKEEEKTQVKTFNVKTNNLKITFNSDTGNIYTATILQYKDKEFPDLIFKSENGDYLNVLSASVSGYKHTLKEFNNRYEVQFVGETKDIVINKTYIIKKDSYFFDLKVTISNISDQTIQTSLGVVIGPGLGKGFEDSKYMFSGPLIFNGKQVTKEDPEDVEEPINVDNPSWLGYTSKYFLFSAMNGGLTKAAIESKGDSKAVVKGSKEVIVNPLDKSVTTFPVFVGPKEYDLLSSNKFELEESIQFGIFSFLSVPMLKILNFTYGFMGNYGLAIIMLTFVIKILTYPLTQKSMTSMKKMQVLQPEMTKIREKFKGEPQKMNAAMMDLYKKHGANPMGGCLPMVIQIPIFIALYRTLLVSIELKGSPFIFWLTDLSQKDPYFITPILMGLSMFLQQKMTPTGGDPKQQKIFMFLPLVFTFIFLNFPAGLVIYWLTNNVLTIIQQYFINRKVSAK; the protein is encoded by the coding sequence ATGGATAAAAGAACAGTATTAGCAATCGGTCTCAGTATTCTGGTACTGCTGATATTTCAGTATTTTTACGCACCGACTCCCGTTATACAGACGGATAACCAGACGCAAACTGAAACCACCGGCAGTGAATCAGCCCAAAAAGAGCCTGCTGAGCAGACATCTGAAAGCATTGATGTTAAGAAGCTGGACAGTACAAAAGAAGAAGAGAAGACTCAGGTAAAAACATTCAATGTTAAGACAAACAATCTTAAAATTACTTTCAATTCGGACACAGGCAATATTTATACTGCAACAATTCTTCAGTATAAAGACAAAGAGTTTCCCGATTTAATTTTTAAATCAGAAAACGGGGATTATTTGAATGTACTAAGCGCATCTGTCTCCGGCTATAAGCATACTTTAAAAGAATTTAACAACAGATATGAAGTGCAGTTTGTTGGTGAAACCAAAGATATCGTAATCAATAAAACCTACATTATAAAAAAAGACAGCTATTTCTTTGATTTGAAGGTTACCATTTCCAATATCAGCGATCAGACGATTCAGACATCACTGGGTGTAGTTATCGGGCCCGGTCTCGGCAAGGGTTTTGAAGATTCCAAATATATGTTTAGCGGCCCTCTTATTTTTAACGGAAAACAGGTTACAAAAGAAGATCCTGAGGATGTTGAAGAACCGATAAATGTGGATAACCCTTCATGGCTTGGTTACACTTCGAAATATTTTCTTTTTTCCGCCATGAACGGCGGTCTCACAAAAGCTGCAATCGAATCCAAAGGGGACTCTAAGGCAGTCGTCAAAGGATCGAAGGAAGTGATTGTAAATCCTCTGGATAAGAGTGTTACTACGTTCCCTGTTTTTGTCGGCCCCAAAGAATATGATTTGCTAAGTTCCAATAAATTTGAGCTTGAAGAGAGTATACAATTCGGAATTTTCTCTTTTCTTTCTGTACCGATGCTGAAAATTTTGAATTTTACATATGGTTTTATGGGAAATTACGGTCTTGCAATTATTATGCTTACCTTCGTAATTAAGATTCTGACTTACCCCTTGACCCAGAAAAGTATGACATCAATGAAGAAGATGCAGGTTCTCCAGCCTGAAATGACCAAGATCAGGGAGAAGTTTAAAGGTGAGCCTCAGAAAATGAATGCGGCCATGATGGATCTTTATAAGAAACATGGTGCCAATCCCATGGGCGGCTGTCTGCCGATGGTTATACAGATACCCATTTTTATCGCCCTTTACAGAACTCTTCTTGTATCTATTGAATTGAAAGGCTCGCCATTTATTTTCTGGCTTACAGACCTTTCGCAGAAAGACCCTTATTTTATTACACCCATTTTGATGGGGCTTTCGATGTTCCTGCAGCAAAAAATGACTCCTACAGGCGGCGATCCGAAGCAGCAGAAGATTTTTATGTTCCTGCCACTTGTATTTACATTTATATTCCTTAACTTTCCGGCGGGACTTGTTATTTACTGGTTGACCAATAATGTGCTTACTATAATTCAGCAGTATTTTATTAACAGAAAAGTTAGTGCTAAATGA